NNNNNNNNNNNNNNNNNNNNNNNNNNNNNNNNNNNNNNNNNNNNNNNNNNNNNNNNNNNNNNNNNNNNNNNNNNNNNNNNNNNNNNNNNNNNNNNNNNNNNNNNNNNNNNNNNNNNNNNNNNNNNNNNNNNNNNNNNNNNNNNNNNNNNNNNNNNNNNNNNNNNNNNNNNNNNNNNNNNNNNNNNNNNNNNNNNNNNNNNNNNNNNNNNNNNNNNNNNNNNNNNNNNNNNNNNNNNNNNNNNNNNNNNNNNNNNNNNNNNNNNNNNNNNNNNNNNNNNNNNNNNNNNNNNNNNNNNNNNNNNNNNNNNNNNNNNNNNNNNNNNNNNNNNNNNNNNNNNNNNNNNNNNNNNNNNNNNNNNNNNNNNNNNNNNNNNNNNNNNNNNNNNNNNNNNNNNNNNNNNNNNNNNNNNNNNNNNNNNNNNNNNNNNNNNNNNNNNNNNNNNNNNNNNNNNNNNNNNNNNNNNNNNNNNNNNNNNNNNNNNNNNNNNNNNNNNNNNNNNNNNNNNNNNNNNNNNNNNNNNNNNNNNNNNNNNNNNNNNNNNNNNNNNNNNNNNNNNNNNNNNNNNNNNNNNNNNNNNNNNNNNNNNNNNNNNNNNNNNNNNNNNNNNNNNNNNNNNNNNNNNNNNNNNNNNNNNNNNNNNNNNNNNNNNNNNNNNNNNNNNNNNNNNNNNNNNNNNNNNNNNNNNNNNNNNNNNNNNNNNNNNNNNNNNNNNNNNNNNNNNNNNNNNNNNNNNNNNNNNNNNNNNNNNNNNNNNNNNNNNNNNNNNNNNNNNNNNNNNNNNNNNNNNNNNNNNNNNNNNNNNNNNNNNNNNNNNNNNNNNNNNNNNNNNNNNNNNNNNNNNNNNNNNNNNNNNNNNNNNNNNNNNNNNNNNNNNNNNNNNNNNNNNNNNNNNNNNNNNNNNNNNNNNNNNNNNNNNNNNNNNNNNNNNNNNNNNNNNNNNNNNNNNNNNNNNNNNNNNNNNNNNNNNNNNNNNNNNNNNNNNNNNNNNNNNNNNNNNNNNNNNNNNNNNNNNNNNNNNNNNNNNNNNNNNNNNNNNNNNNNNNNNNNNNNNNNNNNNNNNNNNNNNNNNNNNNNNNNNNNNNNNNNNNNNNNNNNNNNNNNNNNNNNNNNNNNNNNNNNNNNNNNNNNNNNNNNNNNNNNNNNNNNNNNNNNNNNNNNNNNNNNNNNNNNNNNNNNNNNNNNNNNNNNNNNNNNNNNNNNNNNNNNNNNNNNNNNNNNNNNNNNNNNNNNNNNNNNNNNNNNNNNNNNNNNNNNNNNNNNNNNNNNNNNNNNNNNNNNNNNNNNNNNNNNNNNNNNNNNNNNNNNNNNNNNNNNNNNNNNNNNNNNNNNNNNNNNNNNNNNNNNNNNNNNNNNNNNNNNNNNNNNNNNNNNNNNNNNNNNNNNNNNNNNNNNNNNNNNNNNNNNNNNNNNNNNNNNNNNNNNNNNNNNNNNNNNNNNNNNNNNNNNNNNNNNNNNNNNNNNNNNNNNNNNNNNNNNNNNNNNNNNNNNNNNNNNNNNNNNNNNNNNNNNNNNNNNNNNNNNNNNNNNNNNNNNNNNNNNNNNNNNNNNNNNNNNNNNNNNNNNNNNNNNNNNNNNNNNNNNNNNNNNNNNNNNNNNNNNNNNNNNNNNNNNNNNNNNNNNNNNNNNNNNNNNNNNNNNNNNNNNNNNNNNNNNNNNNNNNNNNNNNNNNNNNNNNNNNNNNNNNNNNNNNNNNNNNNNNNNNNNNNNNNNNNNNNNNNNNNNNNNNNNNNNNNNNNNNNNNNNNNNNNNNNNNNNNNNNNNNNNNNNNNNNNNNNNNNNNNNNNNNNNNNNNNNNNNNNNNNNNNNNNNNNNNNNNNNNNNNNNNNNNNNNNNNNNNNNNNNNNNNNNNNNNNNNNNNNNNNNNNNNNNNNNNNNNNNNNNNNNNNNNNNNNNNNNNNNNNNNNNNNNNNNNNNNNNNNNNNNNNNNNNNNNNNNNNNNNNNNNNNNNNNNNNNNNNNNNNNNNNNNNNNNNNNNNNNNNNNNNNNNNNNNNNNNNNNNNNNNNNNNNNNNNNNNNNNNNNNNNNNNNNNNNNNNNNNNNNNNNNNNNNNNNNNNNNNNNNNNNNNNNNNNNNNNNNNNNNNNNNNNNNNNNNNNNNNNNNNNNNNNNNNNNNNNNNNNNNNNNNNNNNNNNNNNNNNNNNNNNNNNNNNNNNNNNNNNNNNNNNNNNNNNNNNNNNNNNNNNNNNNNNNNNNNNNNNNNNNNNNNNNNNNNNNNNNNNNNNNNNNNNNNNNNNNNNNNNNNNNNNNNNNNNNNNNNNNNNNNNNNNNNNNNNNNNNNNNNNNNNNNNNNNNNNNNNNNNNNNNNNNNNNNNNNNNNNNNNNNNNNNNNNNNNNNNNNNNNNNNNNNNNNNNNNNNNNNNNNNNNNNNNNNNNNNNNNNNNNNNNNNNNNNNNNNNNNNNNNNNNNNNNNNNNNNNNNNNNNNNNNNNNNNNNNNNNNNNNNNNNNNNNNNNNNNNNNNNNNNNNNNNNNNNTTTAATTGTAaaaagattatgatgattataaaaataagtaaagcaaATGATTGACTGATAAAACATAGATctggaatgaggaaaagggtataaatacattgattatgatatatttaaagtatattatagaaataaaacgCATTTGTATACAAATGAACAGAGCCTGAAAAAACAGCGTGAGCGGCACTAGACTATCAAGCTCAGAAACGGGGCTCGTTCGGCTGGCGGGAGTGACGCCTCCGCCATTCCTGAAGGAGCCCGAGTGTGATGCCACGTGAAGCCTTTGTCCACGACGGTCGGGATGCGCACGGCAAGCGTCCTCCCGTCGCTGTGTTTCTTTCCGTTGCTATGTCTGCAGTTGCAAGGGGCGTAGAGTCTTCCTCTCGAGCCGTTCGCTGGGGACTTAGTATCTGTAGCTGTAGCCGCGGGAGAGGCCGAAGGGGTAGTGGTCGAGGCTGCGGTAGGGGTACATGAAAGGGTTTCTGTAATAACTGTGGTAGAGCAATCTTGTCTGAGGGTCGGTTGACCTCTTGCCCATGTGGTGAAGGGGACTGAAGCGGTGGAAGGGGTAGCCCTGGTAGCCATAGTGGTGGTAGGGATGGTAGTAGCTGAAGGAGTAGTTAGGGTTGGCTTCAGGGTCGGCCGATCGCTTGCCCAGCCCATGGACCTGAGGGTGGATGTAAGATGCGGCGCCTCCCGGGTGCAGCGCCACGCCGCTGCCGTCCTTGGGCTGGATGCGGTAGTTCGGGAGGTTGTGCAGGTTGAAAGGG
This region of Penaeus monodon isolate SGIC_2016 chromosome 27, NSTDA_Pmon_1, whole genome shotgun sequence genomic DNA includes:
- the LOC119590644 gene encoding uncharacterized protein LOC119590644, with amino-acid sequence MKFVIVLLSVSAVALGQSGAPTVREEPQQAIGREEPRRLQLGDLPSPFVLKDQPRPVLLRDYPYYYNPYRLHPFNLHNLPNYRIQPKDGSGVALHPGGAASYIHPQVHGLGKRSADPEANPNYSFSYYHPYHHYGYQGYPFHRFSPLHHMGKRSTDPQTRLLYHSYYRNPFMYPYRSLDHYPFGLSRGYSYRY